One Methylomarinovum tepidoasis DNA window includes the following coding sequences:
- a CDS encoding DsbA family protein has product MRANPPLAIALLCSAPLLAAEPLQSLDQFKHEIITELLSDPRLRQVIREEIRAQEKRRALARIQNKMERQKAQIERLKKHLRPIDPKRDHIYGNPNAPVSVIEFSDFECPYCRKIHPTLKKLVHDSRGTINWVFRHMPADFHNPNAKMEAEAAECAAYLAGNESFWIFSEKLFLQPKRGKQDRQAAIRQAAKAAGISFDDLSSCVSEGRFRTKVEQDAEEAKRLGLIGTPANILVHHTSGRMILRQGAASLLRLRLDIAKLNAAQEKPGH; this is encoded by the coding sequence ATGCGCGCAAATCCACCACTTGCCATAGCACTTCTTTGCTCAGCCCCGTTGCTCGCAGCTGAACCTCTTCAGTCACTCGACCAATTTAAACACGAAATTATCACGGAACTGCTATCAGATCCTCGACTGCGGCAAGTGATTCGCGAGGAAATTCGCGCACAGGAAAAGCGCCGGGCACTGGCGAGAATACAAAATAAGATGGAAAGACAGAAAGCTCAAATTGAGCGCCTGAAAAAACATTTACGCCCCATTGACCCAAAACGCGACCATATTTATGGAAACCCAAATGCCCCGGTCAGCGTGATCGAATTCTCTGACTTTGAATGCCCCTATTGCCGAAAAATACATCCAACCCTAAAAAAACTGGTGCACGATTCCCGGGGCACGATAAATTGGGTTTTTCGCCATATGCCGGCAGATTTCCACAATCCAAACGCAAAAATGGAAGCAGAAGCCGCTGAATGCGCAGCTTACTTGGCAGGCAACGAGAGCTTTTGGATTTTTTCCGAAAAGCTGTTTCTACAACCCAAGCGGGGAAAGCAGGACCGGCAGGCCGCCATTCGCCAGGCTGCAAAGGCCGCAGGCATATCATTTGACGACCTATCCTCCTGTGTTTCAGAAGGTCGTTTCCGTACCAAGGTCGAGCAGGATGCTGAAGAGGCAAAACGGCTGGGGTTGATCGGAACCCCGGCAAACATTCTGGTCCATCACACTTCTGGACGGATGATCTTGCGCCAAGGAGCCGCCTCACTACTCCGTCTGCGGTTGGATATTGCCAAATTAAATGCCGCCCAGGAAAAACCCGGCCATTGA
- a CDS encoding TIGR00266 family protein, producing the protein MQSHEVDYRIVGEDLQLVEIVLDPGETVVAEAGMMLYLEEDIAFETRLGDGSEAGVMGKLWSLGKRMLTGESVFLTHFTNEGQRPRTVAFAAPYPGSIIPVDLAQLGGEITCQKDAFLAAAKGTKIDVVFQKRLGTGFFGGEGFILERLEGDGMAFLHAGGKVVKKDLVGETIRIDTGCLVAFGPGIDYGIGLAGGLRSMFFGGEGLFLATLSGTGSVWIQSLPFSRLAERVIDAAVGMGRLRLGDEG; encoded by the coding sequence ATGCAAAGCCACGAAGTCGACTACCGCATCGTCGGTGAGGACCTGCAGCTGGTGGAGATCGTTCTCGATCCCGGCGAGACCGTGGTGGCCGAGGCGGGGATGATGCTCTACCTGGAGGAGGACATCGCCTTCGAGACCCGCCTCGGTGACGGCTCCGAGGCCGGGGTCATGGGCAAGCTGTGGTCTCTGGGAAAGCGCATGCTCACCGGCGAGTCCGTGTTCCTGACCCATTTCACCAACGAAGGACAGCGCCCGCGCACCGTCGCCTTCGCCGCTCCCTATCCCGGCTCCATCATTCCTGTCGATCTGGCCCAATTGGGTGGGGAGATCACCTGCCAGAAGGACGCCTTCCTCGCCGCCGCCAAGGGGACGAAGATCGACGTGGTGTTTCAGAAGCGCCTGGGCACCGGCTTCTTCGGCGGCGAGGGCTTCATCCTCGAGCGCCTGGAGGGGGACGGCATGGCCTTCCTCCACGCCGGCGGCAAGGTGGTGAAGAAGGATTTGGTAGGGGAGACGATCCGGATCGATACCGGCTGCCTGGTGGCCTTCGGGCCGGGGATCGACTACGGCATCGGCCTGGCCGGCGGGCTCAGGAGCATGTTCTTCGGCGGCGAGGGATTGTTTCTGGCCACGCTTTCGGGCACCGGCAGCGTGTGGATTCAGAGCCTGCCGTTCTCGCGCCTGGCCGAGCGGGTCATCGACGCCGCCGTCGGAATGGGCCGGCTGCGCCTCGGGGACGAAGGCTAG
- the rimO gene encoding 30S ribosomal protein S12 methylthiotransferase RimO, which translates to MSEKTLFPRIGFVSLGCPKALVDSERILTRLRAEGYEISPAYDQADLVVVNTCGFIEEAVAESLEAIGEALDEHGRVIVTGCLGERADRIRKRFPGVLEVTGAHDYEGVMDAVHRHLPPAHDPFTSLVPPEGIRLTPRHYAYLKIAEGCNHKCTFCIIPSLRGPLVSRPVGEVLAEAERLVLAGVRELLVISQDTSAYGADLKYREDDWRGRRFRTRLTDLARGLGELGVWVRLHYVYPYPHVDEVIPLMAEGRILPYLDVPLQHASPRILKLMKRPADAEDTLRRIEFWRRVCPDLVLRSTFIVGFPGETDAEFEQLLDFLREARLDRVGAFKYSPVEGAAANALPDPVPEEVKEKRLAELMALQAEISADKLAARVGRVETVLVDEVGEEGAIARSYGDAPEIDGVVVIEDGQELRPGQFAKVEITASGDHDLWAWPAVQGEDR; encoded by the coding sequence ATGAGTGAAAAAACACTGTTCCCCAGGATCGGCTTCGTCAGCCTCGGCTGCCCCAAGGCGCTGGTGGACAGCGAGCGCATCCTCACCCGCCTGCGGGCGGAAGGGTATGAGATTTCCCCCGCCTACGATCAGGCCGATCTGGTGGTGGTCAACACTTGCGGTTTCATCGAGGAGGCGGTGGCCGAGTCTCTGGAGGCCATCGGCGAGGCTCTGGACGAGCATGGCCGGGTGATCGTCACCGGCTGCCTGGGGGAGCGGGCCGACAGGATCCGGAAACGCTTTCCCGGCGTGCTGGAGGTGACCGGGGCCCACGACTACGAGGGGGTGATGGACGCGGTCCACCGTCACCTGCCGCCGGCCCACGACCCCTTCACCAGCCTGGTGCCGCCGGAGGGGATCCGGCTGACCCCGCGCCACTACGCCTACCTGAAGATCGCCGAGGGCTGCAACCACAAATGCACCTTCTGCATCATCCCCTCCCTGCGCGGGCCCTTGGTCAGCCGCCCGGTCGGCGAGGTGCTGGCCGAGGCCGAGCGGCTGGTGCTGGCAGGGGTGCGCGAGCTGTTGGTCATTTCCCAGGACACCAGCGCCTACGGCGCCGATCTCAAGTACCGGGAGGACGATTGGCGCGGCCGCCGCTTCCGGACCCGCTTGACCGATCTGGCCCGGGGGCTGGGGGAGCTGGGAGTGTGGGTGCGGCTCCACTACGTCTACCCTTATCCCCACGTGGACGAGGTGATTCCCCTGATGGCCGAGGGAAGGATCCTGCCCTATCTGGACGTGCCGCTGCAGCACGCCAGCCCCCGGATTCTCAAATTGATGAAGCGCCCGGCCGATGCCGAGGACACGCTGCGGCGGATCGAGTTCTGGCGGCGGGTGTGTCCCGATCTGGTGCTGCGCAGCACCTTCATCGTCGGCTTTCCGGGGGAGACCGACGCCGAGTTCGAACAGCTGCTGGATTTCCTGCGAGAGGCCCGGCTCGATCGGGTGGGGGCGTTCAAGTATTCCCCGGTGGAAGGGGCGGCGGCCAACGCACTGCCCGATCCGGTGCCGGAGGAAGTCAAGGAGAAACGGCTGGCTGAGCTGATGGCGCTGCAGGCGGAGATCAGCGCCGACAAGCTGGCCGCGCGGGTCGGCAGGGTGGAGACGGTGCTGGTGGACGAGGTCGGCGAAGAAGGCGCCATCGCCAGAAGCTATGGCGACGCTCCGGAAATCGACGGGGTGGTGGTGATCGAGGACGGCCAGGAGCTGCGCCCCGGCCAGTTCGCCAAGGTGGAGATCACCGCTTCCGGCGATCACGATCTGTGGGCGTGGCCGGCGGTTCAAGGAGAGGATCGGTAG
- a CDS encoding PEP-CTERM sorting domain-containing protein: MKTRWHHLALMVGLMWGSAASATLVNGDFSSGFTGWSGQEDYITDFDAADMDASTSPDPFTIVNEAGFTNAAKLSTHYDQTGTGWALSLYQQFTMPTLSASGSTLWLDFDYSVSLDDVAGGDNWYAQLTDKSGSGLPPLDLDVSPGPFDVTAFAGKAVEILFALENIAGGDDTLLIDNVTITERLAAVPEPSILGLLGLGMLLLRRKTF, encoded by the coding sequence ATGAAAACAAGATGGCACCACTTGGCATTGATGGTGGGACTGATGTGGGGTAGTGCGGCTTCGGCCACGCTTGTAAATGGCGATTTTTCTTCAGGATTCACTGGTTGGTCCGGGCAGGAAGATTACATCACGGATTTCGATGCGGCAGATATGGATGCATCCACATCGCCGGATCCTTTCACCATCGTCAACGAGGCGGGTTTTACAAACGCAGCCAAACTAAGTACTCATTATGATCAAACTGGCACTGGTTGGGCTTTATCGCTGTATCAACAATTCACCATGCCCACGCTCTCTGCATCAGGCAGTACTTTGTGGCTGGATTTCGACTACAGCGTCTCGCTTGACGATGTGGCGGGGGGTGATAATTGGTACGCCCAGTTGACTGATAAATCCGGATCGGGACTGCCCCCGTTGGACCTGGATGTGTCTCCAGGGCCTTTCGATGTGACGGCGTTTGCAGGTAAAGCGGTTGAAATCCTCTTCGCGCTGGAGAATATTGCTGGTGGCGATGACACGCTCTTGATCGACAACGTTACGATAACCGAAAGACTGGCGGCCGTGCCTGAACCAAGCATTCTTGGATTGTTGGGGCTGGGCATGCTGCTGCTGCGGCGTAAAACTTTCTGA
- a CDS encoding VOC family protein, with the protein MPIRPTGYRPAAGILLLALLLIGGCSTLGEQGGTGEAFLLPPITEQPTGEHHPGKFVWHDLLTTDEVAAQTFYGELLGWSFRNRGEYIQIYNGDRLIGGIVAIRPGTGKARPVPSQWLAFMSVEDVDRAAETVQANGGTLINGPMSLGERGRAVLIGDPAGAQLLLLHATGGDPMDREPGIGDWLWNEVWTLEPGPLVSFYTEVGQYEGALQGDDYVVLIDEGRWRAGIRSIRQKAYAGRWVPVVRVKDPASLLDKVRKLGGRVLLVPGEEGASEDTALIADNGGAMLILQRWVFPSGKEVH; encoded by the coding sequence ATGCCAATCAGACCCACCGGCTACCGGCCCGCAGCCGGAATTCTCCTGCTGGCCCTGCTGCTCATCGGCGGGTGCTCCACGCTCGGGGAACAGGGTGGGACCGGCGAAGCGTTCTTGCTGCCCCCGATCACCGAACAGCCTACCGGTGAACATCATCCCGGGAAGTTCGTCTGGCATGACCTGCTCACGACGGACGAGGTGGCGGCCCAGACCTTTTATGGTGAGCTCCTTGGCTGGTCCTTCCGCAATCGCGGCGAATACATCCAGATTTACAACGGCGACCGGCTGATCGGCGGCATCGTTGCCATTCGCCCCGGGACCGGCAAGGCCCGGCCGGTGCCTAGCCAGTGGCTCGCCTTCATGTCGGTGGAGGATGTGGACCGCGCTGCCGAAACGGTGCAGGCCAACGGCGGAACGCTCATCAATGGTCCCATGTCACTCGGCGAACGTGGGCGCGCCGTGCTCATCGGCGATCCTGCGGGCGCCCAATTACTGCTGCTCCATGCCACTGGCGGCGATCCGATGGACCGCGAACCCGGCATCGGCGACTGGCTGTGGAACGAGGTCTGGACGCTGGAGCCCGGTCCCTTGGTGAGTTTCTACACGGAAGTGGGGCAGTACGAAGGGGCACTGCAGGGAGACGACTACGTGGTGCTCATCGACGAAGGGCGATGGCGTGCCGGAATTCGCTCCATCAGGCAGAAGGCCTATGCCGGCCGCTGGGTGCCCGTGGTGAGAGTGAAGGATCCCGCCAGCCTGCTCGACAAGGTCCGCAAGCTCGGCGGTCGCGTGCTGCTGGTCCCCGGCGAAGAGGGCGCCAGCGAGGATACCGCGCTCATCGCCGACAACGGCGGCGCCATGCTCATCCTGCAGCGCTGGGTCTTCCCGTCAGGCAAGGAGGTGCACTGA